The DNA region ATCAAGTACTCACACCTAAAACATAAATGTCAGGAATCACTTAATAAGACAACATTGCTCATCAGCTTCACAATGTATAGTTCATATTTGATgatcaaaaattaattttaattttaaaaagtgaaatgaaaCTTAATTACAAAGCCGTGTCCGGATGTTCCTCTCGTGGGAAAGCTGTGGAAGCGCCCAGTGAGGGACTGCTGGACGTCAGATTCTTAATACTGGAGGAAGAAATAAGCCCAGCGCAGCACACACTGACTCTGTGCACATTGTTTTCCATTTGAGGTTTTTTTGAAGATCCGATTTTGGCTTATGaacatttctgtgtctgtgtgggtttgtgtgtgagtgCCCCGGGACTCACagaagcaagcagcaagcagttGGACCTTCAGCAACCGAAAGTGTTCTCGGCTGTGAGCGCCTGACACGGGTGCTGGGTACCAAGCCATCTCCCAGAGCTCCTCACTGCTCTCCACCCTTCTAAGGTTCCTAAAAATACCTTTAAGCAAAAATGGAAACAAGGAGTCCCCTCAATAAGCCATCTGATTGTCTCCAACCCCTGGGTAATGCAGACACATTACTAAATTTAACTCCAAAGTGAATCACAGTAGCATCAAAGCAGGCTCACGGTTCTTGTGTATTCACAGTGGggactggcgagatggctcagctaccAAAAGTGTTTTCCACCATGCCTGAGTTCAACCCCAAGGGTAAAAGGTGAGAACCGGCCCTCAAAAGTCATCCTCTGTCCTCCATACCACATACacgtaaaacaaataaatgtaaaagacaaAAAAGTTTTTAACTAACACAATGCAAAGCACTTAAAAAAAGTCAATGTGGAAATTCTTTATAACCTTCACGATGTTTAAAATCTGAAGTAATGGAGCTTGAGAGAAGACTCAGCAAGTACGAGCAcggactgttctttcagagaacccaggtttaatCCCCGGCCCCCACACATTGACCACAGCCCTCTAGGATGCTAGTCACAGAGGCTCCAATGCCCTCAGCAGGTACTGTACACAAATGGTACACACgtatatgcaggtaaaacactcatagtcataaaaataaaacaaaacctgcaGAACTTGAGAGGCATATTTACTATAAAGGAAGATAATGTATCTCACAAAACCTACAACAGATGCAATAATTTCAAAGCAGTTACCTTGGAAACCACTTGGCGTGTTCCACCCAGGGGTCGTCTCCAGATTCCCAGCATCTTAGCCCACCATCACAGCAAAAGCACTTGACGTCATCACTGTGTCCTAAAATTTATTGTGAACCAAAAACTTATATAAAATTTGCCCAATCGCGTGTATAATGCATGATAGATCTTTATAAGTGCTTATAATTGTTTCTTACCCGTGTAATAAAAGCCCGCACTTGCAAGTTCCTGAGGATGAACGAGAGCGCTAGAAGGCCAGGTAGAGAACGTTCTAACACGTGCTGCGTGGGTCTGCATGCTCAGGTTAGAGACAGTGTATTGTGAAGTGAACTGACCCACATCTTTTAAGAATGGGCAGCTGGGGAAATGTCTCCTGTGCTCTGACAGAGGATCATCCTTACGATCCCAGTTGCTCAGTTTCCCACCACACGCAAAGCAGGCCACTCTATCTCCAGGCCCTGTGTAGTAGAATCCTGCTTTGGCCAGCTCTGCTGGGGACAGAAAAGACAACGGCCAcgtttgataggtgagtaatctGGCCTTCTCCGTGTTCATTGCAAAGTGGTAGGGACTTGTGCTGAAAGCAGGGCAGTCTTGATTTGCGCGGAAGTTCACAGGGTCTGAGGGAAAGCTTGAGTAGGAGCCACTGAAGTAGCCAGTGCTCTCGGAAGCTGCAAAGCCGGAGGGCATGGTGCTTGTCgctgtggaaggaagaggaggctgagggCTAGCTTCCAGACTGTTGGCTGGATTCAGGGTCTGCACAAAGCTGCAGCTGGGATACAGCTTTCTGTGCTTCTCGATGGGACTGTCCCCTTGTTTCCAGTTGTCCAGCATCAGGCCACAGGAGAAGCACTTGACCTTGTCATTGACACCTGTGTAGTAAAAGCCAGCACGAGCCAGACTCCTCTCTGAGACAGGGACTCCAGCAGGGAAAGTTGAATATGTGGACAAGCGGTACAGCTCACATGAAAAGTCGTACTTCAACTCAAAGGTGTCGGCACTCTTCATCAGCTTGGCCAGGAAGGCGCTGCCTTGAACCATGTTCATGGTGAGAcgacagggaggggaaggaagcagCCTTTCTCCGGGGAGGTAGTTTTGTTCATGACTTTTGGTCAGTTTTACCACTAGGCTGATACCTGAAATAGGAGCAAGctcgtttgttttcttttatataccTCGGGTTTCGTAGGATGAAGTTGTAAATCCTACGCTCAGACATTTCAAGGCACAATGACACACAGTCATACCTTCGTATAATCTTCACGCCTATAGTAAACACTAGATTCTACCTAATAGCAAATGAATGATTAAGGTTAATCCCATTCTGAGGTGCGGTGCTTGGGCCCCTCTGTGCCGGGCATCCTCAGGGATAAGTCTGCTTCCTTTTGCCACTGGAATGCATTAGTACGAGTTACCCATGCTGCACTAAAAATTGTGCTTTATGTAGAATGCAAGCATGATTTAGACAGTTTTAAAACAACAAATCTCTTCAAAacttttggtttagtttttgtttcctttcaaagGACCAAAATCAGATTTATTAATTAATCCTCTACTCAAAACACCTATGCTGCTTATTGttatcaggaactgcttttgctTCTAGCAGTGACTGTCACCTGGTCACCTGTGTATATGTTGCCctggcaatggccatacattcccagcataccttTGGCTCAGCTCTCAGcttcacctgggagcagttacATCACATATCAAATAAAAAGCAGACCTTTcctgcccccttcctcttctctctttctcttctccctctcttaccACCCCCCTCCCTTGTCTCCACCATCCCAATAAACCAATTCCACGTGAGACTGTGTGGCCTGGTGTGTTTCGTCAGGACGTGAGCCACAAttttcatccttttgcacctgtaGCATACCTGTCAAAAAAAACTAGATCTAACCGTTCAGGAATGGGCACCTTGTATCGGTACCTTAGCAGCTGCTGAACTCCGTACTGGAGAGTCAGAAAAAGTAACCTTTGGGTTGCCTATAACTGTCTTCTCTTATAACCTGTCACAGGtctcttcaggtagcactaatagGAGACTCCATACTCACCTTCCAGTCATGCCCACCTCTTAATATTTCCAATCTCCTTCCTCGaccaaatactaaccactccCTATCTCACTACTGCACTGAAACCTTAGAGGAACTATTACCTCAGCCCTCACACATACGGGAGGGCACATTGCCTCAGGCCATTTATACCTGGTGTGCAGACAGAAGCTCCTTTCTACATGAAGGGGCCAGAAGAGCTGGCTGTGCCATAGTGTCAGACACTGAGGTGGTGGAGGCGCAGGCCCTCCCTGCTCATACTACCAATCAGCAGGCTGAACTAATAGCCCTTATCTGTGCCTTTCAACTGGCACAGGACAACCCCTCAACATCTGCACAGATTCCAAATACAATTTCCATATCTTCCTGTCCCACGCAGCTATCTGGAGGGAGCACGGGTTACTTACAactaaaggaggatcagtaacCAATGCGAACCCCAAATTATGTCCATGCTAAaggcctcccatctccccacagcTATTGAGATTGTCCACTACAGATCCCACCAGACTCTGCTGTCTCCAAGGTAAACAACCGAGCCGATGAGGCAACTAGAGCTGCGGCCCTTAGGGGCCTTGACTCCTCTCACCCTCCACAGGACATCCTTACACTGCAGCCCACATCCCCACCTTCACCCTCTGAAACTCACCAAACTCTGTCCTGTCTTCACCAACTCATCATCCTAACAGCCAAGCATTGCCTTATTTTGTTAAGACCCACCTACCGCCTACTCCTGAGGACTTAAGTTTCTTATAGACTATCACTGTCTCTTGCAATATCTGTCAGATGTCAGAGCCCAACTGGAGGTACCACAGCACCCCTTTCCCTATGCATCAGACTAGAGGTTCCCTTCCCAGAACCAACTGGCAACTCGACTTTACCTACATGTCCACTGTCAAATGTGCCAAGTACCTCCTGGTCTTGGTAGGCACCTTCTCAGGGTGGGTAGAGGCATTTCCCACAACTAATAAAAGGGCTCAGACACTCTCTGAGCTCCTCCTCCGAGAGATCATCCCTGAATTGATGTCCCAGCCTCTCTCCAGTCAGACAAAGATCCTGAATTTACCTCTCAAATCTCCTAAATTCTAAGCCCCTAGACATCCCCTTGCATTTTATATTCTCTACCACCCTCAATGGTCAGGAAAGGTAGAAGAAACCAACCGCTCCCTAAAAGCCACTCTTGTCAAGATGTCACAGAAACTTTGCCTTGATTGGATaaaactcctacctctggctctCTTCAGACTACGAGCTCTTCCTAAGGGACCTCTCCAAGTCCCACCTTTTGAATTCATGTATGGACGCCCAGTCCTAACCCCCGTCTTTCACCTCAAAGCTCTCCCCTCCCAGACCACGTACTCACCCCATTGCTTTGCCATCTTCGTTCTCTCCTACGGAACTTTGCTGACCACCTTCTACCTCGGCCGCTCACTGTCCTTGTCCATTGCCTATCAACATTGGAGACCAAGTTCTTCTATCCCCTCCAGATCATTGGCCCTCATCCCTCTCTCCTAAGTGGCAGGGCCCTTTTAAGGTGACTCTCGTGACACCTACAACTGCTAAACtcaagggactctcactgggcCCACCTGTCCCACCTCAAATCTTTTACCCCTTCACCTAAACATTCTTCATACATGTCAACCCTAATAGGACCATGTTAAGCTCTGAAAACATTGAGACCACCCATCTTGTCCCCAATTCCAGAAAATGAGACTCCACTCCATGTGCTATTCTCAACCCCACTGGATTAGACACGGGCTTCTCATCCTCCCCCTGCTGTTTGTTTTCATCCAGGGTAGCCCTTACATCTGGAGACTCAACATTCAAGAAACCCCTACAAGACAACAAACAGTTTTTCCAAATAGGATCTGGAAACTGCTCCATGGCTGGATGCCAGGAACTGATCCACACTGCTGTCATCCCTGTATCGGTTATCCCATCTAAGTACTATCATCTCTTtacttgctttctctttgaccagacaaaagatgaGTATAAAAAATGGCCAAACAAATATGGGGGCTGTCCCTATCGGTCTTGTCAGATACATATGCTAGGATCACGGACCAATCACTTCTTCTACACAAGACACTCTTTTTCTACATACAAGACCCATAGAATCCCAGATTGGAGACAAAAATTGTTGGTAAACTCTACCATAAAAGCCAATAAGTACCGTATTCAGAGAACATATGTCTCAACTGCCCAACCTCTAGATACCAGAAAAGTAGGGGGAATAATCAAACACTCCTCCGAGGTCCTGCCATCATAAACAGCACTAACTTGTCATTTCACCTTTTGCTTCAGATCCTGACTTTGGCGTACCAACTCCTTAATGTCACCCAACATAGCCGATTTAAAGACTGCTGGCTATGTGTACCCAGGAACTAACTCACAGCTGCCACTTACAGTCTCTCCAGTGATACTGCCCAATAACCTCACCTCACCTTTTGTCAGCTGCCCTGACTATGATGTTGCCATGACTCCATACCTTTTCTCTATCCCGCTTTTTGGCATGGCAAACTGTGTTAAGACATCCGGGACATGTTCTATAGAAACGCTAGTCTCCCTACATTGCAATAGAACCACAACTCTTGATACCTCATCTGTGCCACAGTGCTCTGAAGTCCAAAACACATCAATTCTCTGTGGCACTCAGGCATATCATCGCCTACCTGCCAGCTGTCAGGAGTTTGCACGCTGGTGCTCCTTTTCCCTGAACGAGGAGAGATCCAGGGAGACAAGCCCTGCCAGTCCCAGCTGTAGATATGACAGCTGCCCAACACAAGAGGGCAGTTCAGGTCGTGCCACTCTTGGTCACTACCGGAATAGCCATAGGTGCTGGCACTGGGGTTGCAGGGATAACGACTTTCATGATGCAATATAATGAGTTCACTTACAAGATTAACAATGGTTTTCAAATAATGTCTGAAACCAAGCTTACTATCCAGAAACAGATCAATTCTTTGGCAGCTGTGGTGCTTCAGAACCGACGGAGGCTGGATGTCTTGATAGCTAAAGAAGGTGGTGTTTGCCTGTTCCTCCATGAAGAATGCTGTTTCTGTGTCAACCAATCGGGGATAGTGAGAAATAAAATCCAGGGGCTTCAATCAGACATGCAGAATTTCAAGGAACGCGAGGCCTTCCTGGATTTTCAAAAACCCTATATGGAAATGGATACTCCCTTTCATAATGCCTTTCCTAGTCATCTTTCTGGCGTTACTATTCGCTCCCTGTCTCAATAACCTTGACTCTACATTCCTTCAATgatagatacagaaaatttcTAACCAAACTATTAATCAGTTCCTG from Rattus norvegicus strain BN/NHsdMcwi chromosome 8, GRCr8, whole genome shotgun sequence includes:
- the Birc3 gene encoding baculoviral IAP repeat-containing protein 3 isoform X1, which translates into the protein MAKQWGISLVVKLTKSHEQNYLPGERLLPSPPCRLTMNMVQGSAFLAKLMKSADTFELKYDFSCELYRLSTYSTFPAGVPVSERSLARAGFYYTGVNDKVKCFSCGLMLDNWKQGDSPIEKHRKLYPSCSFVQTLNPANSLEASPQPPLPSTATSTMPSGFAASESTGYFSGSYSSFPSDPVNFRANQDCPAFSTSPYHFAMNTEKARLLTYQTWPLSFLSPAELAKAGFYYTGPGDRVACFACGGKLSNWDRKDDPLSEHRRHFPSCPFLKDVGQFTSQYTVSNLSMQTHAARVRTFSTWPSSALVHPQELASAGFYYTGHSDDVKCFCCDGGLRCWESGDDPWVEHAKWFPRCEYLIRIKGQEFVGQVQAGYPHLLEQLLSTSDSPEDETGEAAIVHLGPGENWEDAVMMNTPVVKAALDMGFSRSLVRQTVQRQILATGENYRTVSDLVIGLLDAEDEMREEQTEQEAEEEESDDLTLIRKNKMVLLQHLTPVTPILDCLLSARVITEQEYDAVKQKPHTLQARTLIDTVLAKGNTAATSFRNSLQEIDPGLYRDIFVRQNIRSLPTDDIAALPMEEQLRKLQEERTCKVCMDREVSLVFIPCGHLVVCKECAPSLRKCPICRGTIKGTVRTFLS
- the Birc3 gene encoding baculoviral IAP repeat-containing protein 3 isoform X2, whose translation is MNMVQGSAFLAKLMKSADTFELKYDFSCELYRLSTYSTFPAGVPVSERSLARAGFYYTGVNDKVKCFSCGLMLDNWKQGDSPIEKHRKLYPSCSFVQTLNPANSLEASPQPPLPSTATSTMPSGFAASESTGYFSGSYSSFPSDPVNFRANQDCPAFSTSPYHFAMNTEKARLLTYQTWPLSFLSPAELAKAGFYYTGPGDRVACFACGGKLSNWDRKDDPLSEHRRHFPSCPFLKDVGQFTSQYTVSNLSMQTHAARVRTFSTWPSSALVHPQELASAGFYYTGHSDDVKCFCCDGGLRCWESGDDPWVEHAKWFPRCEYLIRIKGQEFVGQVQAGYPHLLEQLLSTSDSPEDETGEAAIVHLGPGENWEDAVMMNTPVVKAALDMGFSRSLVRQTVQRQILATGENYRTVSDLVIGLLDAEDEMREEQTEQEAEEEESDDLTLIRKNKMVLLQHLTPVTPILDCLLSARVITEQEYDAVKQKPHTLQARTLIDTVLAKGNTAATSFRNSLQEIDPGLYRDIFVRQNIRSLPTDDIAALPMEEQLRKLQEERTCKVCMDREVSLVFIPCGHLVVCKECAPSLRKCPICRGTIKGTVRTFLS